One stretch of Nocardioides perillae DNA includes these proteins:
- a CDS encoding deoxyribonuclease IV, translating to MLDPARRNPVGTHVTVGKGLASGALLAADAAGCETLQVFVGNPRGWACSPGKPAEDRAFRAGLEARGGMRAFVHTPYLVNLGSPTPATYERSVAVVAHNLRRAAEIGAEGVVVHTGSYVAPAEDDAAGQARHDAALRQVREALLPLLDDLGAAGDDAPWLLLEPTAGQGRSLCAGVDDLAAYLEALDHHPRAGICLDTCHVFAAGAPLDEPGGATATLDRVVEVGGPGRLRLVHANDSLDVRGSFRDRHEKIGQGRIGTDAFRELLAHPATAGVPLVLETPGSRDADDPDIPLLKRLRDEAAA from the coding sequence GTGCTCGACCCCGCCCGCCGCAACCCCGTCGGCACCCACGTGACGGTGGGCAAGGGCCTCGCGTCCGGCGCGCTCCTCGCCGCCGACGCCGCGGGCTGCGAGACGCTCCAGGTCTTCGTCGGCAACCCCCGCGGCTGGGCCTGCTCGCCCGGCAAGCCGGCCGAGGACCGTGCCTTCCGCGCCGGCCTGGAGGCGCGCGGGGGCATGCGCGCCTTCGTCCACACCCCCTACCTCGTCAACCTCGGCTCCCCCACGCCCGCGACCTACGAGCGCTCGGTCGCGGTGGTCGCCCACAACCTGCGGCGAGCCGCCGAGATCGGCGCCGAGGGGGTCGTGGTGCACACCGGCTCCTACGTCGCGCCGGCGGAGGACGACGCGGCGGGACAGGCCCGTCACGACGCGGCGCTGCGGCAGGTGCGCGAGGCGCTGCTGCCGCTGCTCGACGACCTCGGGGCCGCCGGTGACGACGCCCCCTGGCTGCTGCTCGAGCCGACGGCCGGCCAGGGCCGCTCCCTGTGCGCGGGGGTCGACGACCTCGCGGCCTACCTCGAGGCGCTCGACCACCACCCGCGCGCCGGGATCTGCCTCGACACCTGCCACGTCTTCGCCGCCGGGGCGCCGCTCGACGAGCCGGGAGGCGCCACCGCCACCCTCGACCGGGTCGTCGAGGTGGGCGGCCCCGGTCGGCTCCGCCTGGTGCACGCCAACGACTCGCTCGACGTGCGCGGCTCCTTCCGCGACCGCCACGAGAAGATCGGGCAGGGCCGCATCGGCACGGACGCCTTCCGCGAGCTCCTGGCCCACCCCGCCACCGCCGGCGTGCCGCTGGTGCTGGAGACGCCCGGCTCCCGCGACGCCGACGACCCGGACATCCCGTTGCTGAAGCGGCTGCGCGACGAGGCGGCCGCGTGA